The window aaatctcccctagtcttcttcttcttcttcttcttcatgcacctctccacttgttgaaagtaaGATAACTGAAAAATGGCCTTTGAGGAACTGGTATAAGCTTCACAACCCAAGCAAGAGGCCAAGAAAGTGCCCCAATCCCAACACAAATCCCCCACTCTCCCAAATTCAGCCTCTCTGTATCAGCAAACTTATTCAACAACTCCACCATCACCACTTGAAGAACCACCGTCACTCCTACAATCCCCACAAACAACTTGCTCTTATGCAACCCTTCAAACACATTCCTCTTCTCAACCTTCCTCGCGTTGAACTCATTAAACACCTGACACATCACAAACGCATTGAATATCAAAGTATTCTTCACCTTCTCACTCACCCCAAACAGACCCTCCCCTCCAAACTGCAGCACCAGCAACACCCCAATCTGATACACAGCCTGTGCCATTAGATTCCTCCACATCACATTACTGATCAGCGCCTCGTGCCTCCCCACGGGCCGCTTCTCCATCAACTCCCTTGCCGGTCTCTCTGTGGCCAGCGCCAACGCCCCGAGAGTGTCCATGATCATATTCACCCACAGCAGCTGCACCGCCGTCAGAGGCACCTCACCGGCCGAGATGGCCGCCACAAAGTTCACCGTCAACGCTGCTACATTCACCGTCAACTGGAACTGAATGAACTTCTGTATGTTGTTGTACACACACCTCCCCCATTTTAAAACTGTCACCACTGATGCGAAGTTGTCATCCATGATCACTATATCAGAGCTTTCTTTCGCCACCTCTGTGCCTTGGATCCCCATCGACAGGCCTATGTCGGCCTCTTTTAAGGCCGGTGCATCGTTCGTCCCGTCTCCCGTGACTGCCACCACATGGCCGAGCCTCTTCAAGCACTGCACCATGAGGAGCTTGTCCAATGGGGAGGATCTTGCCATCACGCGGATGCCCTCGACCCTCTCCATCCGCTCCTCATCCGTGTACGAACGAAACTCAGCTCCTTCAACTACACATCCGTCTTGGTCTTGACCCGGGAGGAGTATACCACACTCTGTAGCTATGGCCTTGGCCGTGAACACGTTGTCACCGGTGATCATCTTCACATCAACACCGGCATACTGGCAATCTTCAACAGCCTTCTTCACACCGGGCCGGCATGGATCTTTTATCCCTACTAAACCTAGTAGAACCATACCATCTTCTTGAATTTTCTTCTCTGTTTCAAGATTCACCTCATCACTCTGTTTATGTGCAAATGCAATGCATCTTAGGCTAGAAGCAGCCATTCCTTGAATAATATGATTGAATTGCAATCTCTCTTCATCATCCAAATCCTTTTTCTCACCTTCCAAATCATAGTAGTGTGAGCACATTGCAAGAATCATCTCAGCTGCTCCTTTCCAATGCACATGGAATTCATGATCTCCCTTCACCAAAACACCACTCCTCTTCTTCTCAGAATTGAATGCCTCCACATGAAGAATCTCACATCCCCTCTTCACCTCCTCCATATCCATCCCCATCTCCGCCACCGCCCATGACAGGATCGCCTTCTCAGTCGGGCTACCAGAGAATTCCACCCCTTCATCAGACATATACACACCACCCGTCGTGTTAAGCCCAACGCCCTCACGAAGCAGCTCAACAACACTCCTCCCAATGTTCACTCCATCTTCAAAGGAGTCCTTCCCCATCCAAAACTTCGTCACCATCATCTTATTCATAGTTAGCGTACCCGTCTTATCCGTGCAGATAGTAGTAGCAGAGCCCATGGTTTCGCAAGCCGAGAGCTTCCTCACCATGGATTGATCAGCCATCATCCTCTTCATCGAATACGCGAGAGTGAGAGTGACAGCAAGAGGCAAACCTTCCGGTATAGCAACCACAACAATCGTCACCGCAGCAGCAACAATCCCAACAACCGAATTAATCACATCATCCGCTTTAGTCCTTTTTCCATTAAACTCCCTCACCCCATTCTCATCCTCTGTATTCCCCGTAAAATAACGAACCATCAACACGACAAGAACAAGAAACGCTACAGCCAAACCGAGCTTCCCAATCGAGGAAGTGAGCTTGTTGAGCCGCCTCTGCAGCGGCGTTTCCTCATCCGCATCATCCTTACTAATCCTGCTCATCATCTCCCCCCACAGAGTGTCCATCCCTACACCCGTCACCACCATTTTCCCGTACCCGTCCGCCACCTTCGTACCGGAAAATAGAAAAGGATTGACGCAAATCTCGACATCCACAGTGTCGCTCTCACCGGTCATACTAGACTCATCCACCTGCAGAGAGTGGCCTTCTATGAAAAGGCCGTCTGCAGGGACTTGATCTCCGATGTTTAAGCACACGACGTCGCCCACAACAACGTCGTATATTGACACCTCTTGCCTCCTTCCGCTTCTAACTACTTCAATTAAAACATTACTGCTTATTTTTGAGAGCTTATCAAACTGTCTGCTCTGTCTGAAGTTGCTGACGGAGGAGACGGAGATGACGAGGAACACCGCGACGAAGATGCTTCCGCCGTCGTACCAGC is drawn from Salvia splendens isolate huo1 unplaced genomic scaffold, SspV2 ctg1036, whole genome shotgun sequence and contains these coding sequences:
- the LOC121788413 gene encoding putative calcium-transporting ATPase 13, plasma membrane-type; its protein translation is MSAIITELLLHQHDPMHFHASINPNKKKWHKAFATIYCSRAFLSTTAIAVVVDHHLPHLVKDKNLRQLSLLKGPHGVAAALKTNPLHGITGDDHDLAARKTAFGTNTYPFPPSKSFLHFVIEAFKDPTILILLACAALSLGFGIKEHGIKDGWYDGGSIFVAVFLVISVSSVSNFRQSRQFDKLSKISSNVLIEVVRSGRRQEVSIYDVVVGDVVCLNIGDQVPADGLFIEGHSLQVDESSMTGESDTVDVEICVNPFLFSGTKVADGYGKMVVTGVGMDTLWGEMMSRISKDDADEETPLQRRLNKLTSSIGKLGLAVAFLVLVVLMVRYFTGNTEDENGVREFNGKRTKADDVINSVVGIVAAAVTIVVVAIPEGLPLAVTLTLAYSMKRMMADQSMVRKLSACETMGSATTICTDKTGTLTMNKMMVTKFWMGKDSFEDGVNIGRSVVELLREGVGLNTTGGVYMSDEGVEFSGSPTEKAILSWAVAEMGMDMEEVKRGCEILHVEAFNSEKKRSGVLVKGDHEFHVHWKGAAEMILAMCSHYYDLEGEKKDLDDEERLQFNHIIQGMAASSLRCIAFAHKQSDEVNLETEKKIQEDGMVLLGLVGIKDPCRPGVKKAVEDCQYAGVDVKMITGDNVFTAKAIATECGILLPGQDQDGCVVEGAEFRSYTDEERMERVEGIRVMARSSPLDKLLMVQCLKRLGHVVAVTGDGTNDAPALKEADIGLSMGIQGTEVAKESSDIVIMDDNFASVVTVLKWGRCVYNNIQKFIQFQLTVNVAALTVNFVAAISAGEVPLTAVQLLWVNMIMDTLGALALATERPARELMEKRPVGRHEALISNVMWRNLMAQAVYQIGVLLVLQFGGEGLFGVSEKVKNTLIFNAFVMCQVFNEFNARKVEKRNVFEGLHKSKLFVGIVGVTVVLQVVMVELLNKFADTERLNLGEWGICVGIGALSWPLAWVVKLIPVPQRPFFSYLTFNKWRGA